One Desulfurellaceae bacterium DNA window includes the following coding sequences:
- a CDS encoding DUF1302 family protein, with protein sequence MRNTGRTCSVGLGVGILFSLLASSAWAIFVDEAETIRFNGRMYNRTAMAVESAADNTRIQTPYNSWNMLQNRTFVQMELRHNLTDLIMGRSDGPLAAVQSLLSPLGFLAPDDFEYFVTYRGEYDGVWDFGPDVFSERFPLLSDCGPASKVKQKQPQAFGCSQVDTRRRRRSRHRLFEAYINYTKGPLFVRLGRQNLSWGETDVFRLMDQINPLDASFGGFLVTLDERRIPLDMLRVVYGLGGVGPLSELNLEGFMVVDDEVSTPTPAGSPWSTPNPAGIRSALKKPARNFTDLRGGGRVVGVWGDFMFTVAHYYTYLDGATGRVVTPTGDSPLRLSEFREAGRQGEVGRYLFDNFQTNILFPKVQISGASLTFGLPSLSAIVRSEFAYFYAEPFFKNASPTQLLGPIADPDNFALTPGYSQVACPSSVSNDVCLRYKSDIDRSDVIRWAVGMDMDRYIQLLNPQQSFVLSGQIFGTHILDFNDTKLSSVRDSFGFGHFAVPVLDPNRRNTSFVNMDQHQLINTLSISTAYRSGAISPALVFLYDWQGAWLVQPGITFTRDPFRFIIQYNYIDGQYNGIGFLRDRDNLIVQLEVVI encoded by the coding sequence ATGAGAAATACCGGTAGGACCTGTTCGGTGGGGCTGGGTGTGGGCATCCTGTTCAGTCTGCTCGCCTCTTCGGCCTGGGCGATCTTTGTCGACGAGGCCGAGACCATTCGCTTCAACGGCCGGATGTATAACCGGACGGCCATGGCGGTCGAGAGCGCGGCCGACAACACCCGCATTCAGACGCCGTATAACAGCTGGAACATGCTGCAAAACCGGACCTTCGTTCAGATGGAGCTGCGTCACAACCTGACCGATCTGATCATGGGCCGGTCTGACGGTCCGCTGGCTGCGGTCCAGTCCCTGCTGAGTCCCCTGGGCTTTCTGGCGCCCGACGATTTCGAGTATTTCGTGACCTATCGCGGCGAGTACGACGGGGTGTGGGACTTTGGCCCGGACGTGTTCAGCGAGCGCTTTCCGCTGCTGAGCGACTGCGGACCGGCGAGCAAGGTCAAACAGAAACAGCCCCAGGCCTTCGGCTGTAGCCAGGTCGATACGCGCCGACGCCGGCGCAGTCGGCACCGGCTGTTTGAGGCCTATATCAACTATACCAAGGGGCCCCTGTTTGTCCGCCTCGGCCGCCAGAACCTGTCGTGGGGCGAGACCGACGTGTTCCGCCTGATGGATCAGATCAATCCCCTGGACGCCAGCTTTGGCGGCTTTCTGGTCACCCTGGACGAGCGGCGCATCCCGCTCGACATGCTGCGGGTGGTGTACGGCCTGGGCGGTGTCGGGCCGCTGTCGGAACTCAACCTGGAGGGCTTTATGGTCGTGGACGACGAGGTCTCCACGCCCACCCCGGCCGGTTCGCCGTGGTCCACGCCCAACCCGGCCGGTATTCGGTCTGCCCTCAAAAAACCGGCCCGCAATTTCACCGACCTGCGGGGCGGTGGACGCGTCGTCGGCGTGTGGGGCGATTTCATGTTCACCGTGGCCCACTACTACACCTATCTCGACGGGGCGACAGGCCGCGTGGTTACCCCGACCGGCGATTCGCCGCTCAGGCTCAGCGAGTTCCGCGAGGCGGGTCGGCAGGGTGAAGTCGGGCGCTACCTGTTTGATAATTTTCAGACCAATATCCTGTTTCCCAAGGTCCAGATCAGCGGGGCAAGCCTGACCTTTGGTCTGCCCAGCCTGTCGGCCATCGTGCGCAGCGAGTTTGCCTACTTCTACGCCGAGCCGTTTTTCAAGAACGCGTCCCCGACTCAGCTGCTCGGGCCGATTGCCGACCCGGACAACTTTGCCCTCACCCCCGGTTACAGCCAGGTCGCCTGTCCGTCCTCGGTCAGCAACGACGTGTGCCTGCGCTACAAGAGCGACATCGACCGCTCAGACGTGATCCGCTGGGCGGTGGGTATGGACATGGACCGCTATATCCAGCTGCTCAATCCCCAGCAGTCGTTTGTGCTCAGCGGTCAGATTTTCGGCACCCATATTCTGGACTTTAACGATACCAAGCTCAGCTCGGTCAGAGACAGCTTCGGCTTTGGCCACTTCGCCGTTCCGGTTCTCGATCCGAACCGAAGGAATACGTCCTTTGTGAACATGGACCAGCATCAGCTGATCAATACCCTGTCCATCTCAACCGCTTACCGCTCGGGCGCGATCTCGCCGGCCCTGGTCTTCCTATACGACTGGCAGGGCGCGTGGCTGGTGCAGCCGGGCATTACCTTTACCCGCGACCCGTTCCGTTTCATTATCCAGTACAACTACATCGACGGACAGTATAACGGCATCGGCTTTTTACGTGACCGCGACAACCTGATCGTGCAGCTCGAGGTGGTCATCTGA